The following coding sequences lie in one Streptococcus suis genomic window:
- a CDS encoding hemolysin III — protein sequence MNPSLKLSLKLSFGEEVANSVTHAVGALFMLILLPITAIHSFQDYNVTAVVGMSIFVISLFLMFLSSSIYHSMPYASTHKYILRIIDHSMIYIAIAGSYTPVALSLVGGWLGYLIVGLQWGLTIFGILYKIFAKKINEKFSLFLYLFMGWLVVFILPAILQKTGLIFGILMLAGGLSYTVGAIFYSKKKPYFHMIWHLFILLASALQYMAIVYFML from the coding sequence ATGAATCCTAGTTTGAAATTAAGTTTAAAGCTTTCATTTGGTGAAGAAGTCGCAAATAGTGTGACACATGCAGTTGGGGCCTTGTTTATGCTGATTTTACTCCCTATTACTGCTATCCATTCTTTTCAAGATTATAACGTGACAGCAGTAGTCGGCATGTCCATTTTTGTCATCAGCCTATTTCTCATGTTCCTATCCTCTTCCATCTACCACTCCATGCCCTATGCTTCTACTCACAAATACATCCTGAGGATTATTGACCATAGTATGATTTACATCGCTATCGCTGGGAGCTACACACCTGTTGCCCTTTCCTTGGTCGGTGGTTGGCTGGGCTATCTGATTGTTGGTTTGCAATGGGGATTGACTATTTTCGGTATACTCTATAAAATTTTTGCTAAAAAAATAAACGAAAAATTCAGCCTATTTCTCTATCTCTTTATGGGCTGGTTGGTGGTCTTTATCTTGCCAGCCATTCTTCAAAAAACTGGACTTATTTTCGGAATTTTGATGCTGGCTGGTGGCTTATCCTACACCGTAGGTGCTATCTTTTATTCTAAGAAAAAGCCTTATTTCCACATGATTTGGCATCTCTTTATCCTATTGGCTTCAGCACTGCAATACATGGCCATTGTCTATTTTATGCTATAA
- a CDS encoding DUF1836 domain-containing protein, with translation MKQTIPYWHELPDLDLYLDQVLLYVNQVVNSQESLEQKSLYSMKINSSLGNEANDRTGVHQGKLTTDNVDFRRVLTAAMINNYVKHKQLEKPVKKKYQKQQVARLIALTILKNVFSIQEISQTLHLLLQTNSSETLYNHFVDCMRNEENEKTPDIIRYACQSIKLYYKTRQLTVELERKYHES, from the coding sequence ATGAAACAAACTATCCCCTACTGGCATGAACTACCAGACTTAGACCTCTATTTGGACCAAGTTCTGCTGTATGTTAATCAAGTAGTCAATTCTCAGGAAAGCCTTGAACAGAAGAGTTTATACTCAATGAAAATCAACAGTAGCCTAGGAAACGAAGCCAATGATAGAACTGGGGTTCATCAAGGCAAGTTGACAACGGATAATGTTGATTTTCGAAGAGTATTGACGGCTGCCATGATAAACAACTATGTCAAGCACAAGCAGCTCGAAAAACCTGTTAAGAAAAAATACCAAAAACAACAAGTAGCCCGCTTGATTGCCTTGACTATCTTAAAAAATGTCTTTTCCATTCAAGAAATCAGTCAGACCTTACATCTTCTTCTCCAGACAAACAGTTCTGAAACACTCTACAATCATTTTGTTGACTGCATGCGAAACGAGGAAAACGAAAAAACACCTGACATCATTCGCTACGCTTGTCAATCCATCAAACTCTACTACAAAACCCGTCAACTCACTGTTGAGTTAGAAAGGAAATATCATGAATCCTAG
- a CDS encoding rhodanese-like domain-containing protein, with product MQEKHEQTITLTATELLGLIQTESVQLLDVRDPEEYSAGHIGGAINCPMDRIAAFDGPVDQHYLLICKSGKRSKLAREIMSSKGFKANDIAGGMEAWDGLIVK from the coding sequence ATGCAAGAAAAACATGAACAAACTATAACTTTGACTGCTACAGAATTGCTTGGGTTGATACAAACTGAATCGGTGCAATTGCTAGATGTTCGTGACCCAGAAGAATATTCAGCTGGTCATATTGGTGGTGCTATTAATTGTCCCATGGATCGGATTGCCGCATTTGATGGACCAGTCGACCAACACTATCTCCTCATCTGTAAGAGCGGAAAACGTAGCAAGCTGGCCAGAGAAATCATGTCATCTAAGGGATTTAAGGCAAATGATATTGCAGGTGGCATGGAGGCTTGGGACGGATTGATTGTGAAATAA
- a CDS encoding sugar O-acetyltransferase — MPTEKEKMIAGQFYMAADAELREMRIFARQQMKKFNEELDGQVRSVRLKNWFGTTGQRIYMEPNFYCDYGSNIHVGEDFYANFNCTMLDVCPITIGKNAMLGPNVQLLTPIHPLDPDERNSGLEYGAPITIGDNFWAGGGVTILPGVTLGDNVVVGAGAVVTKSFGDNVVLAGNPARVIKEIPKK, encoded by the coding sequence ATGCCAACAGAAAAAGAAAAGATGATAGCTGGGCAATTTTATATGGCAGCAGATGCTGAATTGAGAGAGATGCGAATCTTTGCCCGCCAACAGATGAAAAAATTTAACGAAGAACTAGATGGACAAGTCCGCTCTGTGCGATTGAAGAACTGGTTTGGAACTACAGGCCAACGCATCTATATGGAGCCAAATTTCTATTGTGACTACGGTAGCAATATTCATGTTGGTGAGGATTTTTACGCTAATTTCAACTGTACCATGTTGGATGTTTGTCCCATTACCATTGGGAAAAATGCCATGCTTGGTCCAAATGTACAGTTGTTAACTCCTATTCATCCACTGGATCCTGATGAACGAAATTCTGGTTTGGAATATGGAGCTCCAATTACCATTGGTGATAATTTCTGGGCTGGCGGTGGGGTGACAATCTTACCTGGCGTGACCTTGGGCGATAATGTCGTTGTTGGAGCTGGAGCAGTTGTTACCAAATCATTCGGTGATAATGTCGTTTTGGCTGGCAATCCTGCGCGTGTTATCAAAGAAATACCTAAAAAATAA
- the dprA gene encoding DNA-protecting protein DprA: MNNFELFKWKKAGLTNLNINKVLAYQDLHGKKLTLRNIAVVSECKNPVLFMENYKNLDIKSCREEFNKFPSFSILDDIYPLALKQIYNPPVLLFYQGDLELLEKSKLAVVGTRNASKNGIQSVQKIIKELNNRFVIVSGLARGIDTAAHIASLKNGGQTIAVIGTGLDKIYPKENKDLQTYIGKHHLVLTEYEAGAQPLKYHFPERNRIIAGLVEGLVVCEAKMRSGSLITCERALEEGREVYAIPGSIMDGKSDGCHHLIQEGAKCVTSGLDIISEYQF, encoded by the coding sequence ATGAATAATTTTGAATTGTTTAAATGGAAAAAAGCAGGTTTGACCAATCTTAATATTAATAAAGTTTTGGCCTATCAAGATTTACATGGTAAAAAATTGACCTTGCGCAATATCGCTGTCGTATCCGAATGTAAAAATCCAGTGTTATTTATGGAAAACTATAAAAATTTGGATATCAAATCTTGTCGGGAAGAATTTAACAAGTTTCCTTCTTTTTCGATTTTGGATGACATCTATCCTTTGGCGCTCAAACAGATTTACAATCCACCTGTACTTTTGTTTTATCAAGGGGATTTAGAATTGCTGGAAAAATCAAAGCTGGCAGTTGTTGGTACACGAAATGCCAGTAAAAATGGTATCCAATCTGTTCAGAAAATTATCAAGGAACTAAATAATCGCTTTGTTATTGTCAGTGGTTTGGCAAGGGGAATTGATACAGCTGCTCATATTGCTAGCCTGAAAAATGGTGGGCAAACCATTGCCGTTATTGGAACAGGTTTGGATAAGATTTATCCAAAAGAAAATAAGGATTTGCAGACCTATATTGGAAAACACCATTTGGTGCTGACAGAGTATGAAGCTGGTGCTCAGCCTCTCAAATACCATTTTCCAGAACGCAATCGCATTATAGCTGGTTTGGTGGAAGGATTGGTAGTCTGCGAGGCAAAAATGCGGTCTGGCAGCTTGATTACTTGTGAACGTGCCTTGGAAGAAGGCAGAGAAGTCTATGCTATTCCAGGTTCCATTATGGATGGGAAATCAGATGGATGTCATCATTTGATTCAAGAGGGAGCAAAGTGCGTTACATCAGGATTGGACATCATTTCTGAGTATCAATTTTAA
- a CDS encoding type I DNA topoisomerase, which translates to MATKTVSKKKTTTKKNLVIVESPAKAKTIEKYLGKNYKVVASVGHIRDLKKSSMSIDFDNNYAPEYINIRGKGPLINSLKKEAKNAKQVFLASDPDREGEAISWHLAHILGLDENDKNRVVFNEITKDAVKNAFKEPRAINHDLVDAQQARRVLDRIVGYSISPILWKKVKKGLSAGRVQSVALKLIIDRENEISNFKPEEYWTIDATFKKGSKKFQASFYGLDGKKVKVENNEQVKEILARLDGDDFLVEQVERKERKRNAPLPYTTSTMQMDAANKINFRTRKTMMVAQQLYEGVSLGTGGTQGLITYMRTDSTRISPVAQAQAADFITERFGATYSKHGNKVKNASGAQDAHEAIRPSNVNLTPESIAKYLDKDQLRLYTLIWNRFVASQMAAAVFDTMSVRLGQNGVIFAANGSQVKFDGYMAVYNDADKNKMLPDMEQGDTVVRASTNPEQHFTQPPARYSEATLIKTLEENGVGRPSTYAPTIETIQKRYYVKLAAKRFEPTELGEIVNKLIVEFFPDIVNVKFTADMEQKLDDVEIGKEQWQKVIDGFYQPFKVELSKAEEQMEKIQIKDEPAGFDCDVCGHEMVIKLGRFGKFYACSNFPDCRNTKQITKEIGVTCPVCQKGQVIERKSKRNRLFYGCDRYPECEFTSWDKPVGRSCPKCDHYLVEKKVRGGGKQVVCPNGDYEEDKIK; encoded by the coding sequence ATGGCTACAAAAACAGTTAGTAAGAAAAAAACGACAACCAAGAAAAATCTCGTTATTGTAGAGTCGCCTGCTAAGGCAAAAACAATCGAAAAATATCTTGGTAAAAATTATAAGGTCGTTGCTTCAGTAGGTCATATCCGTGATTTGAAAAAATCCAGTATGTCTATTGACTTCGATAACAACTACGCACCTGAATATATCAATATCCGCGGAAAAGGTCCGCTTATCAATTCCTTGAAGAAAGAGGCAAAAAATGCCAAACAAGTCTTTCTGGCAAGTGACCCGGACCGTGAAGGAGAAGCTATTTCATGGCATTTGGCTCATATTTTGGGCCTTGATGAAAATGACAAAAACCGTGTTGTCTTTAATGAAATTACAAAAGATGCTGTCAAAAATGCCTTTAAGGAGCCACGTGCCATCAATCATGATTTGGTTGATGCCCAACAGGCTCGCCGTGTTCTAGACCGTATTGTAGGGTACTCCATATCACCTATTTTATGGAAGAAAGTCAAAAAAGGTCTGTCAGCAGGACGTGTTCAATCGGTTGCGCTCAAATTAATAATCGACCGTGAAAATGAAATCAGCAATTTCAAACCAGAAGAATATTGGACAATTGATGCAACCTTTAAAAAGGGGAGCAAGAAATTCCAAGCCAGCTTTTATGGCTTAGATGGAAAAAAAGTCAAGGTTGAAAACAATGAGCAGGTTAAAGAAATTCTCGCCCGACTTGATGGGGATGATTTCTTAGTAGAACAGGTTGAGCGTAAGGAACGCAAACGAAATGCACCTCTGCCTTACACAACTTCTACTATGCAGATGGATGCAGCTAATAAAATCAATTTCCGTACTCGTAAAACCATGATGGTTGCTCAACAACTTTATGAGGGTGTCAGTCTTGGCACAGGTGGTACCCAAGGTTTGATTACCTATATGCGTACGGATTCAACACGTATTAGCCCTGTTGCACAAGCACAAGCTGCTGACTTTATCACGGAGCGTTTTGGTGCTACCTATTCAAAGCATGGTAATAAAGTAAAAAATGCCAGTGGTGCACAAGATGCCCACGAAGCCATTCGTCCATCAAATGTTAACTTAACACCTGAATCAATTGCAAAATATCTGGACAAGGACCAGTTGCGACTATATACACTGATTTGGAATCGTTTTGTCGCAAGTCAGATGGCTGCAGCAGTTTTTGATACCATGAGTGTTCGTTTGGGTCAAAATGGAGTGATTTTTGCTGCTAATGGTAGCCAAGTAAAATTCGATGGTTATATGGCTGTCTATAACGACGCTGATAAAAATAAAATGTTGCCAGATATGGAACAAGGTGACACGGTGGTGCGCGCGTCAACAAATCCAGAACAACACTTTACTCAGCCACCAGCTCGCTACTCTGAAGCAACCTTAATTAAAACATTAGAAGAGAATGGTGTAGGTCGCCCATCTACGTATGCACCAACGATTGAAACCATTCAAAAACGTTACTATGTTAAGCTTGCAGCTAAGCGATTTGAACCAACTGAACTCGGAGAAATCGTTAATAAGCTGATTGTTGAATTCTTCCCAGATATTGTCAATGTCAAATTTACAGCCGATATGGAACAAAAATTGGATGATGTAGAAATCGGGAAAGAGCAGTGGCAGAAGGTCATTGACGGTTTCTATCAGCCATTCAAGGTAGAATTATCTAAGGCAGAAGAACAGATGGAAAAAATCCAAATTAAGGATGAACCAGCTGGCTTTGACTGTGATGTTTGTGGACATGAAATGGTTATTAAATTAGGACGTTTTGGGAAATTCTATGCATGTAGCAATTTCCCAGACTGTCGCAATACCAAGCAAATCACTAAAGAAATCGGTGTGACTTGTCCGGTTTGTCAAAAAGGGCAAGTGATTGAACGCAAGAGTAAACGTAATCGTCTTTTCTATGGTTGCGATCGCTACCCAGAGTGTGAATTTACTTCTTGGGACAAGCCAGTCGGGCGTTCTTGTCCGAAATGCGACCACTATCTCGTTGAGAAAAAAGTTCGTGGTGGTGGTAAACAAGTTGTCTGCCCAAATGGTGACTACGAAGAAGACAAGATTAAATAA
- a CDS encoding 50S ribosomal protein L10 translates to MSEAIIAKKAELVNAVAEQMKAATSIVVVDARGLTVEQDTVLRRNLRGAEVEYKVIKNSILRRAAEQAGLEGLAELFVGPSAVAFSNDAVAPAKTIYDFAKTADALEIKGGAVEGKVSSKEEIEALATLPNREGMLSMLLSVLQAPVRNVAYAVKAVAEKEDAA, encoded by the coding sequence ATGAGTGAAGCTATTATCGCTAAAAAAGCGGAATTAGTAAATGCTGTTGCTGAGCAAATGAAAGCTGCAACATCTATCGTTGTTGTAGACGCTCGTGGTTTGACAGTAGAACAAGATACAGTTCTTCGTCGTAACTTGCGTGGTGCAGAAGTTGAGTACAAAGTTATCAAAAACTCAATCTTGCGTCGTGCTGCTGAGCAAGCTGGTCTTGAAGGTCTTGCAGAATTGTTTGTAGGTCCATCTGCAGTTGCATTCTCAAACGATGCAGTTGCTCCAGCTAAAACAATTTACGATTTCGCGAAAACTGCTGATGCTCTTGAAATCAAAGGTGGTGCTGTAGAAGGTAAAGTTTCTTCTAAAGAAGAAATCGAAGCACTTGCTACATTGCCAAACCGCGAAGGCATGCTTTCTATGTTGCTTTCTGTACTTCAAGCGCCAGTTCGCAATGTTGCATACGCTGTCAAAGCTGTTGCAGAAAAAGAAGACGCAGCTTAA
- a CDS encoding 50S ribosomal protein L7/L12: MALNIENIIAEIKEATILELNDLVKAIEEEFGVTAAAPVAVAAAGGAAEEAKDSFDVELTSAGDKKVGVIKVVREITGLGLKEAKELVDGAPAMVKEGVATAEAEEIKAKLEEAGASVTLK; this comes from the coding sequence ATGGCATTGAACATTGAAAACATTATTGCTGAAATTAAAGAAGCTACTATCCTTGAGCTTAACGACCTTGTTAAAGCTATCGAAGAAGAATTTGGTGTAACTGCGGCTGCTCCTGTAGCTGTTGCTGCAGCTGGTGGTGCTGCTGAAGAAGCTAAAGACTCATTCGACGTTGAATTGACATCTGCTGGCGACAAAAAAGTTGGCGTTATCAAAGTTGTACGTGAAATCACTGGTCTTGGTCTTAAAGAAGCTAAAGAGCTTGTTGACGGTGCACCAGCTATGGTTAAAGAAGGCGTTGCAACTGCAGAAGCTGAAGAAATCAAAGCTAAATTGGAAGAAGCAGGCGCTTCAGTTACTCTTAAATAA
- a CDS encoding conjugal transfer protein yields the protein MNALLFDERPIVANPVLAREIGLNEAIVLQQINFWLEINKQNGKNYHDGKYWTYNSIRAWHESDFSYLSYETVKRTFSKLEKAGYLFTGNYNKDPRDKTKWYSLNYDKIFTLEEEVKQKRNNVASKVLEKADENDVTNALGQNDPMEKFKLNQCNNSERTNGLVQTEPMQSVNMSQPLPNNTSNNTTDNTSFYINQFIEVEDELEKLKKQVQYDILKESGCVEKLCEWDEVLPIIADVFYQNEGTISINQMRLPINFVKERFRQLNMHHIDYICECLSKVDSNIRNIRAYILTTAFNAPQTIGAYYSNQVKQDFGGSIL from the coding sequence ATGAACGCACTATTGTTTGATGAGCGACCAATAGTCGCAAATCCTGTCTTGGCCAGAGAAATTGGATTGAACGAGGCTATCGTCCTTCAACAAATTAACTTTTGGCTAGAAATAAATAAACAGAATGGGAAGAACTACCATGATGGAAAATACTGGACTTATAATTCTATTCGGGCTTGGCATGAGTCCGATTTTTCTTACCTAAGTTATGAAACTGTAAAACGGACATTTTCAAAACTAGAAAAAGCCGGCTATTTATTTACGGGGAATTACAATAAAGATCCAAGGGATAAAACAAAATGGTATTCATTGAACTATGACAAAATTTTCACATTAGAGGAGGAGGTAAAGCAAAAGAGAAATAACGTAGCAAGTAAAGTTTTAGAAAAGGCAGATGAGAATGATGTTACCAATGCATTGGGTCAAAATGACCCAATGGAAAAGTTCAAATTGAACCAATGCAATAATTCAGAAAGAACCAATGGATTGGTTCAAACTGAACCAATGCAAAGTGTCAATATGAGCCAACCATTACCAAATAATACTTCAAATAATACAACAGATAATACTTCATTTTATATCAATCAATTTATCGAAGTGGAGGATGAGCTAGAAAAATTAAAAAAACAAGTTCAGTATGACATATTGAAAGAATCAGGTTGTGTTGAGAAATTATGTGAATGGGATGAGGTGCTACCTATCATTGCTGATGTGTTTTACCAAAATGAAGGCACAATCTCTATCAATCAAATGAGATTGCCGATAAATTTTGTAAAAGAACGTTTTAGACAATTAAATATGCACCATATTGACTATATCTGTGAGTGTTTGTCAAAGGTAGATTCTAACATTCGTAATATCAGAGCCTATATTCTAACAACAGCATTTAATGCACCTCAAACAATAGGTGCTTATTATTCAAACCAAGTAAAACAAGATTTTGGAGGAAGTATTTTATGA
- a CDS encoding PcfB family protein, translating to MINEEVGNRLVTLNLRLAKSSAKMIIAALKLVIKEAESKKLSVKQYISQKSLQGEVPLKDLVGKGTLENLPMKQPELLELKKELNKHGVRFSVLRNKENKQFEVFFQAKDTAVLEHSFKQAVERAERKTKIKQSTLKKIEQYQKSLGQHIIKPKIKQKHQEQSL from the coding sequence ATGATTAACGAGGAGGTTGGCAATCGTCTTGTAACACTAAATCTAAGGTTAGCAAAAAGTTCCGCCAAAATGATAATTGCAGCTTTAAAGCTAGTTATTAAAGAAGCTGAATCAAAAAAATTATCAGTCAAACAATACATATCTCAAAAAAGTTTACAGGGGGAAGTTCCCTTAAAAGATTTAGTTGGAAAGGGAACGTTAGAAAATTTGCCTATGAAACAGCCTGAACTTCTTGAATTGAAAAAGGAACTAAATAAGCATGGTGTTCGATTCTCGGTATTGAGGAATAAGGAGAATAAACAGTTTGAGGTGTTTTTTCAGGCTAAAGATACGGCTGTCTTAGAACATTCTTTTAAGCAGGCAGTTGAACGTGCAGAGAGAAAAACAAAAATTAAGCAGTCAACTCTTAAGAAAATAGAACAATATCAAAAATCACTTGGCCAACATATCATAAAACCAAAAATCAAACAAAAACATCAGGAACAATCCTTGTAG
- a CDS encoding conjugal transfer protein TraG: MEVLKQIKQDILNIIHLGDRRLLAKSLLPYLLFLYLGTCLGHHVNNFSDGDFLDRLFQAILEIETMRWIFFPSLDEIITGLTLSVVVGIVLYFRKKNAKKFRNGVEYGSARWGDRKDIQPYEDPVFENNILLTDSEKLTMNSRPSNPKFARNKNILVVGGSGSGKTRFFVKPNLMQMHSSYCVTDPKGTIVLECGKMLEKNGYQIKILNTINFKKSMKYNPFAYIKSEKDILKLVQTIIANTKGEGEKAGEDFWVKAEKLYYTALIGYIYYESPKEEQNFNTLLAMIDASEVREDDENFKNAIDYLFLALERRKPHHFAVKQYKKYKLAAGKTAKSILISCGARLAPFDIQELRELMSDDELELDTLGDRKTALFVIISDTDDTFNFVVSIMYSQLFNLLCDKADDVYGGRLPVHVRCLLDEFANIGLIPRFEKLIATIRSREISAAIILQAKSQLKAIYKDNADTIIGNCDTELFLGGKEGTTLKELAENLGKETIELYNTSETRSNQKSFGLNYQKLGKELMSRDELKVMDGGKCILEIRGTRPFYSDKYDITKHKHYKLLEDFDKRNKFDIEAYLKNRGQAKLSENTRIIQL, from the coding sequence ATTGAAGTATTAAAACAAATCAAACAAGATATACTCAATATTATTCACTTAGGAGATAGGAGATTACTCGCAAAGAGTTTATTACCCTATCTCCTATTTTTGTATCTCGGTACCTGTCTAGGACATCATGTCAATAACTTTTCTGATGGGGATTTCCTTGATAGGTTATTTCAAGCAATCCTAGAAATTGAAACGATGCGGTGGATATTCTTTCCTAGTCTTGATGAAATAATAACTGGCTTAACCTTGTCAGTTGTTGTTGGAATAGTACTTTATTTTAGAAAAAAGAATGCAAAAAAGTTTAGGAATGGAGTGGAATATGGGTCTGCCAGATGGGGTGATAGGAAAGATATTCAGCCATATGAAGATCCAGTATTCGAGAATAATATTCTTTTGACAGATAGTGAGAAATTAACCATGAATTCTCGACCGTCGAATCCAAAGTTTGCTCGGAATAAAAATATCTTGGTTGTAGGAGGGTCTGGTAGTGGAAAGACAAGATTTTTTGTGAAGCCGAATCTAATGCAAATGCATTCTAGTTACTGTGTCACAGATCCAAAAGGAACAATCGTTCTTGAATGTGGCAAGATGTTGGAAAAAAATGGCTATCAGATAAAAATACTGAATACTATTAACTTCAAAAAGTCAATGAAATATAATCCTTTCGCTTATATAAAAAGTGAGAAGGATATTCTTAAACTAGTTCAAACTATTATAGCCAACACCAAGGGAGAGGGAGAAAAAGCGGGAGAAGATTTTTGGGTCAAAGCCGAGAAACTCTACTATACAGCCTTGATTGGTTATATCTACTATGAAAGTCCAAAAGAAGAACAAAACTTTAATACCTTATTGGCCATGATTGATGCTAGTGAAGTTCGTGAAGATGATGAAAATTTCAAGAATGCCATTGATTATTTATTTCTGGCCTTGGAAAGAAGAAAACCACATCACTTTGCGGTCAAGCAATACAAAAAGTATAAACTAGCAGCGGGTAAAACTGCCAAATCTATTCTCATATCCTGTGGAGCTAGATTGGCACCGTTTGATATTCAAGAGTTGCGAGAACTTATGAGTGATGATGAGTTGGAGTTGGATACTCTGGGAGATAGAAAAACTGCCCTATTTGTCATCATTTCTGATACAGATGACACCTTTAACTTTGTAGTGTCCATCATGTATTCTCAGTTATTTAATTTACTTTGCGATAAAGCAGACGATGTTTATGGTGGTCGACTACCAGTCCATGTTCGCTGTCTTCTGGACGAATTTGCAAATATTGGTTTAATTCCGAGATTTGAAAAGTTAATTGCTACAATTCGTTCTCGTGAAATTTCCGCGGCAATCATTCTTCAAGCGAAATCTCAATTGAAAGCCATATATAAGGATAATGCTGACACAATTATTGGAAACTGTGATACCGAGTTATTTCTTGGAGGAAAAGAAGGTACTACGCTAAAAGAATTGGCTGAAAACTTAGGTAAAGAAACTATTGAACTCTACAATACAAGTGAAACCAGATCCAATCAGAAATCATTTGGTCTTAATTACCAAAAACTCGGAAAGGAGTTAATGTCCAGAGATGAGTTAAAAGTGATGGATGGAGGGAAATGTATCCTGGAGATTCGTGGGACACGGCCATTTTATTCTGATAAGTATGATATTACTAAGCATAAGCATTACAAATTATTAGAGGATTTTGATAAGAGAAACAAGTTTGATATTGAGGCCTATCTCAAGAATAGAGGCCAAGCCAAACTGTCTGAGAATACTAGAATTATTCAGTTGTAG
- a CDS encoding single-stranded DNA-binding protein, translated as MEHEMININAHLVKDVVFSSFETEEGIVPVVNFSLVKKYGKGKEYTNCSAYGDKVEIAKEFEKGDLIHVFGYFKENRKGDKVYKNFIVKSMNKIETEQMEEE; from the coding sequence ATGGAACATGAAATGATTAATATTAATGCTCATCTTGTCAAAGATGTCGTTTTTTCTAGCTTTGAAACTGAGGAGGGTATCGTCCCAGTTGTAAATTTCTCACTAGTAAAAAAATACGGAAAGGGTAAGGAATACACTAATTGTTCTGCCTATGGCGACAAGGTAGAAATTGCAAAAGAATTTGAAAAAGGTGACCTCATCCATGTATTTGGTTACTTCAAGGAAAATCGAAAAGGTGATAAAGTCTACAAGAATTTTATCGTAAAATCAATGAATAAAATTGAAACAGAACAAATGGAGGAAGAGTAA
- a CDS encoding conjugal transfer protein has protein sequence MDFFTQGVDVLKTLVIAIGGGLGAWGVINLMEGYGNDNPGAKSQGIKQLMAGGGIVLIGLKLIPLLANLIQ, from the coding sequence ATGGATTTTTTTACACAAGGCGTTGATGTCTTAAAAACGTTGGTAATTGCTATTGGTGGTGGTTTAGGTGCCTGGGGTGTTATCAACCTCATGGAAGGTTATGGTAATGATAACCCTGGAGCAAAGTCACAAGGTATTAAGCAACTAATGGCTGGTGGAGGTATTGTGTTAATTGGTTTAAAACTAATCCCGCTTCTTGCTAACTTAATCCAGTAG
- a CDS encoding PrgI family protein, whose amino-acid sequence MAYVQIPKDLSKVKTKIAFNLTKRQLIGFSVAGLVSLPIYLSIRESVGNDLAMLVFILLAFPFLFLTFYEKDGLTSEIYLKYIFLQQHYQPCVRYKRTLYKKMHKEEVHETRKKKKTGTRVS is encoded by the coding sequence ATGGCATATGTTCAAATTCCAAAGGATTTATCCAAGGTAAAAACAAAAATAGCTTTTAATTTAACCAAGCGTCAGTTAATTGGTTTTTCGGTGGCAGGCTTAGTAAGTCTGCCTATTTATTTATCTATTAGGGAAAGTGTTGGTAACGATTTGGCTATGCTCGTCTTTATTTTACTTGCTTTCCCTTTTTTATTTTTAACGTTTTATGAAAAGGATGGATTAACTAGTGAAATCTATCTTAAGTATATTTTCTTACAACAACACTATCAGCCATGTGTGAGATATAAGAGAACACTCTACAAAAAGATGCACAAGGAGGAGGTACATGAGACCAGAAAGAAAAAGAAAACAGGCACAAGAGTTTCTTGA